From Amyelois transitella isolate CPQ chromosome 4, ilAmyTran1.1, whole genome shotgun sequence, one genomic window encodes:
- the LOC132904376 gene encoding general transcription factor II-I repeat domain-containing protein 2-like, translating to MSGVSSKYKRKITSENRLFQDEWETDYFVVPNKNNAATCLICRDSIILKKYNISRHFTTKHKSFDETFSPGSALRNEKLIFLKKSLYQEQKSMTVAISQDSAVTKASYEICYILEQNEIDIQKTVCVCTDGCPSMTGFENGFISLFKKKYNLSNLITFHCIIHQENLAARAANPELEAVMKTVINIVNFIRARELNHRRFKSLLQELGSEHNDVILHTSVRWLSRGKVLERFFSLRNEIILFLDQNNKVYPESQNDGWWCLLAFLCDITEKLNNLNRNLQGEDNIVSNMANKVFAFEEKLSIYHTEIQNKQLHNFPTVIKTTEDGINISEKNCTIISNFITALINEFQKRFQDLRKIKKCLLLIENPWHLETTTITELASVLSCNYAELFDEFIDFKNDTNLEVVFKEKRENREYVEFWSIVPQKYKNVQRCAHILLTFFGSTYVCESSFSKMKYTKNVYRNKLTDSHLDDVIRVACSKKPDLDKIVKKCSQYQISH from the exons ATGTCAGGAGTGTCATCaaagtataaaagaaaaataacaagtgAAAATAGATTGTTTCAAGATGAGTGGGAAACagattattttgttgtacCGAACAAAAACAATGCAGCTACTTGTTTGATATGTCGTGACAGTATTATATTGAAGAAATACAATATTTCGCGTCATTTTACCACAAAACATAAATCTTTCGACGAAACGTTTTCACCTGGGTCGGCTTTGAGAAATgagaaattgatttttttaaagaagtcCTTGTATCAAGAACAAAAGTCAATGACCGTGGCAATATCACAGGACTCAGCGGTAACCAAGGCGTCATATGAAATTTGTTACATTCTTG aacaaaatgaaattgacATACAAAAAACCGTGTGTGTATGTACAGATGGTTGTCCTTCGATGACTGGATTCGAAAATGGATTTATTTcgttatttaagaaaaaatacaatttgtccaatttaataacatttcacTGCATTATACATCAAGAAAACTTGGCGGCGCGTGCTGCAAATCCAGAGTTAGAAGCTGTAATGAAGACcgttataaatattgtcaatTTTATACGAGCAAGAGAATTGAACCACAGAAGATTTAAAAGCCTTCTACAAGAACTGGGAAGTGAGCATAATGACGTAATTTTACATACCTCGGTGCGATGGCTTAGTAGAGGTAAAGTTTTGGAAAGGTTTTTCTCATTACGCAATGAAATAATACTGTTTTTAgaccaaaataataaagtgtaCCCTGAATCACAAAATGATGGATGGTGGTGTCTTTTAGCTTTTCTATGCGATATTACGGAAAAACTGAACAATCTCAATCGGAACTTACAAGGTGAAGATAACATAGTTTCTAATATGGCAAATAAAGTGTTTGCATTTGAGGAAAAGCTAAGTATTTATCACACAGAAATCCAGAACAAACAGCTGCACAATTTTCCAACTGTTATTAAAACTACAGAAGATGGTATCAACATTTCGGAAAAAAACTGCactataatttcaaattttataactgCTCTAATAAACGAATTTCAAAAAAGGTTCCAAGatctaagaaaaataaaaaaatgtttgttgcTTATAGAAAATCCATGGCACTTAGAAACAACTACCATAACAGAGTTGGCTTCAGTTTTAAGTTGTAATTACGCGGAATTGTTCGatgaatttattgattttaaaaacgaCACCAATCTAGAAGTCgtgtttaaagaaaaaagggAGAACAGAGAATATGTCGAGTTTTGGAGCATTGTTccccaaaaatataaaaacgtaCAAAGATGTGCTCATATCTTACTAACATTCTTTGGGTCTACGTATGTGTGCGAATCTTCTTTttctaaaatgaaatatacaaAGAATGTATACAGAAATAAACTCACAGATTCTCACCTGGATGATGTAATAAGAGTAGCATGTAGCAAGAAGCCAGATCTtgataaaattgtgaaaaagtGTTCACAGTATCAAATATCGCATTAA
- the LOC132904390 gene encoding uncharacterized protein LOC132904390, protein MCYYYYPAGRSVESGRAEAAMNVTNADKDKVVSDENYDTFRDDKILKTERSIDDIPKRFLEDMSDYEWHIAHLKDKELASGRRHCKETFEDRVKKYKKMLANDASRIEFVSADALQVDEKDLIPEKCEEIDEGTSKSMNSTSGMNLTTTDSVDNERLEVTNSATTAKIKGKKGRAKTKKKKMDDGQRRASEYLFSSVEYYDEVPDFDGTVCPDAVEVIKLEMDSIRPYDVDCELMLQWHSLR, encoded by the exons atgtgttaCTACTACTACCCCGCTGGCCGCTCCGTGGAGAGCGGCCGAGCCGAGGCCGCCATGAATGTGA CTAACGCTGATAAAGACAAAGTTGTCAGTGATGAAAATTACGACACATTTCGTGATGATAAAATACTGAAGACTGAGAGATCTATCGACGATATCCCTAAGAGATTTCTAGAAGATATGAGTGACTATGAGTGGCATATAGCACATTTGAAAGATAAAGAATTAGCTAGCGGCAGGCGCCATTGCAAGGAAACATTTGAAGATAGAGTGAAGAAGTATAAGAAAATGCTGGCGAACGATGCATCTCGTATAGAGTTTGTTTCAGCGGACGCTTTGCAAGTTGACGAAAAAGATCTGATCCCTGAAAAATGCGAGGAAATAGATGAAGGGACTAGTAAGAGTATGAATTCTACAAGTGGTATGAATTTGACAACTACGGATAGCGTTGATAATGAGAGATTAGAAGTAACAAATTCCGCTACTACAGCGAAAATTAAAGGGAAAAAGGGTCGTGCAAAG acgaagaaaaagaaaatggacGACGGCCAGCGTCGCGCCAGCGAATACCTCTTCAGCTCGGTGGAGTACTATGACGAGGTGCCTGACTTCGACGGCACCGTCTGCCCTGACGCTGTGGAGGTCATCAAGCTGGAGATGGATTCCATCAGGCCTTACGACGTGGACTGCGAACTCATGCTGCAGTGGCATAGTTTGAGATAG